The Herbiconiux sp. A18JL235 region CATCACGGCGAGCCGGTCGCGCTCGGCCTCGGCACGACCGGCGAGCACCTCGTAGCCCGCCCGCACCCGCGCCCGCAGCGTGGGGAGGTCGGCGTAGTACTGCCGGGCGAGGGCCGATGCCTCCTCCGCGTCGGCCGGGCGCACGCCCTCGCCGTAGACGTCGGCGGCGAAGGCGACGTAACCGAGGCGCGCGAGCATCTCGCAGCGGGCCCGCACGTAGGCGTCCTCCCCCATCCAGTCGTGGACGACGACCACGCCGGGCCGGGGGCCGCTCCGCGAGGCGTCCCACACGAGCAGACCGCTCAGGGGCACGCCCGACTCCTCGTAGCGGATGCGCAGGGTCTCGATCTCCGCACCCTCCGGAAGGGGGACGCTCTCGATGAGATCGCGGAAGGGGGCGGCGGTATCGGTGGACATGCATCCGGTCTATCACGGAGCCGCCGGGTGCGACGGCCTGCGGCTCAGGTGAGCGCGGCGTGCCGCCCCACCCTGGCCCGCAGGTCTTTGCGGAGGATCTTGCCCGAGGTCGACTTCGGGATCGCGTCGACGAACTCCACCAGGCGAACCTTCTCGTGAGGGGCGACGCGGTCTTGCACCCACTCGATCACCGCGGCCTCGT contains the following coding sequences:
- a CDS encoding dienelactone hydrolase family protein codes for the protein MSTDTAAPFRDLIESVPLPEGAEIETLRIRYEESGVPLSGLLVWDASRSGPRPGVVVVHDWMGEDAYVRARCEMLARLGYVAFAADVYGEGVRPADAEEASALARQYYADLPTLRARVRAGYEVLAGRAEAERDRLAVMGYCFGGSASLEFARTGTPLAGAVSFHGALIVHEPADVASLDAPLLVLTGAADPVVPDETVVAFENELRQRAGLDWQIVSYSDTPHAFTRPGIDAYRPRADARSWRAMADFFDEIFA